One stretch of Spirochaetota bacterium DNA includes these proteins:
- a CDS encoding coproporphyrinogen-III oxidase family protein: MNVGVYIHVPFCRSKCDYCSFYSVPVGMFSDGDRRKLFGRYVDRLIDEMRGRSRDTAAFSFDTIYFGGGTPSLLGAPLVARVIETVRSCFSRTGPDCEITLECNPEDFSVTSIGEYRSAGVNRVVLGVQTLDAHLRGVIGRRSKAPDTKMLNAFFAMSGIAHCVDIITGIPGQDKGGLNRELERLLAYRPEHVSAYILSIDKNTPLSRRMAETHELSLEQRRRFEDLMAVMEKRGYTHYEVSNFCVPGFESRHNMKYWTFAPYIGYGPGAHSFYGLQRLYSTQTVEEYLEGPSIAPVLDERGKGAAAEEFLLTGLRLRRGITRSAFETATGSRMPDALIGEFDRLAKEGLALVEGAGGDVRFSFSIEGLFHMDGLVARLAARL, encoded by the coding sequence GTGAACGTCGGGGTCTACATCCATGTCCCCTTCTGCCGGTCCAAATGCGACTACTGTTCGTTTTATTCCGTGCCGGTCGGTATGTTTTCAGACGGTGATCGCCGCAAGCTCTTCGGCCGCTATGTCGACAGACTGATCGACGAAATGCGGGGGCGCTCCCGTGACACGGCCGCCTTTTCTTTTGATACGATATATTTTGGCGGCGGTACCCCGTCGCTCCTCGGAGCGCCGCTTGTCGCTCGGGTAATCGAGACGGTGCGTTCGTGTTTCAGCCGGACAGGTCCAGATTGCGAAATAACGCTCGAATGCAATCCGGAGGACTTTTCGGTTACCTCGATCGGGGAGTACCGCAGCGCGGGCGTAAACCGCGTCGTGCTCGGCGTCCAGACGCTCGACGCGCACCTGCGCGGCGTTATCGGCAGGCGCTCGAAGGCACCGGACACGAAGATGCTCAACGCCTTCTTTGCGATGAGCGGTATCGCGCACTGCGTCGATATTATAACGGGAATACCCGGGCAGGACAAAGGCGGCCTCAATCGCGAGCTCGAACGTCTTTTGGCGTACCGCCCCGAGCATGTATCGGCATACATACTGAGCATCGACAAGAACACGCCGCTCTCGCGGCGTATGGCCGAAACGCACGAGCTCTCGCTCGAACAGCGCCGGCGCTTCGAGGATCTCATGGCTGTCATGGAAAAAAGAGGATATACGCACTACGAGGTTTCGAACTTCTGTGTGCCCGGGTTCGAATCGCGCCACAACATGAAGTACTGGACATTCGCACCCTATATAGGCTACGGGCCCGGCGCGCACTCGTTCTATGGTTTACAGCGTCTCTACAGCACGCAGACGGTCGAAGAATACCTCGAAGGCCCTTCGATAGCGCCGGTGCTCGACGAGAGGGGGAAGGGCGCCGCGGCGGAGGAGTTTCTGCTTACGGGGCTACGCCTGAGGCGGGGCATAACGCGCTCGGCGTTCGAAACAGCGACGGGGTCGAGGATGCCGGACGCGCTCATCGGCGAATTCGACCGGCTCGCGAAAGAGGGGCTTGCGCTCGTCGAGGGGGCGGGGGGGGATGTCCGGTTCAGCTTCTCGATCGAGGGCCTCTTTCACATGGACGGACTCGTCGCGCGTCTGGCCGCGCGCCTGTAA
- the nagZ gene encoding beta-N-acetylhexosaminidase, with protein MYKKIIAGVVVAGLAAGGVVAGPTIRKEAEINALLKEMPLGRKIGQMMMVGVNGTEMTPAARTMIGSFAPGGIILFGYNLSSRDKTAAFIADMQKAAMQPAGIPLFISIDQEGGRVRRIIDGVTQFPGNMPLGVVNDADLAYRTARILGIELRLMGVNMNLAPAVDVNNNPENPVINTRSFGSDPAIVAAMGRAYIRGLQESRCMAVVKHFPGHGDTDSDSHHVLPVINYGLEHLKKVELPPFAAAIDENVSAVMTAHISYPNILGEDVPATLSEKMLRGLLREEMGHKGLVITDDMEMNAVSKLMDIGEAAVRSVEAGTDIILISTCGQSVARIHAALGKAVADGRLSEIRIDESVRRIIAAKERFSILETDSGRARIEKPRYSKSELESLAEAAVINRELSRRALYYHGEGPFMAAGDEGPYFARYFVTASPVMRRELIEKPVRGLLVLGNTTDLDAALARGKDGRQLVYLHVDRPEPAILAEVARLHGMQGVTLVVLCTGNPFPVAALAPLPHVLFSFSNTDESQRQVVACVRGEFRPRTEVNVYLGIR; from the coding sequence ATGTATAAAAAAATCATCGCCGGGGTCGTTGTCGCGGGCCTTGCGGCGGGCGGGGTAGTCGCAGGACCCACGATTAGAAAGGAGGCCGAAATAAACGCGCTGCTGAAAGAAATGCCGCTCGGCCGGAAAATAGGACAGATGATGATGGTCGGCGTAAACGGCACTGAGATGACGCCGGCGGCGCGTACCATGATCGGGAGCTTCGCTCCCGGCGGCATAATACTCTTCGGGTACAACCTTTCCTCGCGCGACAAAACCGCGGCCTTTATAGCGGACATGCAGAAGGCCGCGATGCAGCCTGCGGGGATACCGCTTTTCATTTCGATCGACCAGGAGGGCGGAAGGGTGCGCCGCATCATCGACGGCGTAACCCAGTTTCCCGGCAACATGCCCCTGGGAGTCGTTAACGATGCGGACCTCGCATACAGGACGGCGCGGATACTCGGGATCGAACTGCGACTGATGGGCGTCAACATGAATCTGGCGCCGGCTGTGGACGTGAACAACAACCCGGAGAACCCGGTCATCAACACTCGTTCCTTCGGATCCGACCCCGCGATCGTCGCCGCGATGGGACGCGCGTACATACGGGGCCTGCAGGAGTCCCGGTGCATGGCGGTCGTAAAACACTTCCCGGGGCATGGCGATACAGACAGCGACTCCCACCACGTGCTGCCGGTAATCAACTACGGGCTGGAACACCTTAAAAAGGTCGAGCTTCCGCCGTTCGCGGCGGCGATCGACGAGAACGTGTCGGCCGTTATGACCGCGCATATATCCTATCCAAACATCCTTGGCGAAGATGTGCCCGCCACATTGTCGGAAAAGATGCTCCGGGGGCTTTTAAGGGAAGAGATGGGCCATAAAGGGCTCGTCATTACCGACGACATGGAGATGAACGCCGTTTCGAAGCTCATGGATATCGGAGAAGCTGCGGTACGCTCGGTCGAGGCGGGCACGGATATCATCCTCATCAGCACCTGCGGTCAGAGCGTCGCGCGCATCCATGCCGCGCTCGGGAAGGCCGTCGCCGACGGGCGGCTTTCCGAAATAAGAATAGACGAATCGGTGCGACGGATCATCGCGGCAAAGGAACGTTTTTCAATACTGGAAACGGATTCCGGGCGCGCCCGGATCGAGAAGCCCAGGTATTCGAAAAGCGAGCTTGAGTCGCTCGCCGAGGCGGCGGTCATCAACCGGGAGCTTTCCCGCAGGGCGCTGTATTATCACGGCGAGGGTCCGTTCATGGCCGCGGGTGATGAAGGCCCGTACTTCGCAAGGTATTTCGTAACCGCGAGTCCCGTTATGCGGCGCGAGCTGATTGAAAAGCCGGTCCGGGGTCTTTTGGTGCTGGGAAATACAACCGACCTGGACGCCGCCCTCGCACGCGGCAAGGACGGCCGGCAACTGGTGTATCTTCATGTGGACAGGCCCGAGCCGGCGATCCTCGCCGAGGTAGCGCGCCTGCATGGCATGCAGGGCGTCACACTCGTCGTGCTCTGCACCGGCAACCCGTTTCCCGTCGCCGCGCTCGCGCCGCTTCCGCACGTACTCTTCAGCTTCTCGAACACGGACGAGTCGCAGCGGCAGGTTGTCGCCTGTGTGCGTGGCGAATTCCGTCCGCGCACCGAGGTCAACGTGTACCTCGGCATACGGTGA
- a CDS encoding ATP-binding protein — MKTIQHIDSYPADSLIVRRVISVLCDDLRSIHCPQEEIDEIIISMDEALTNAIQETIRTQEGIPVAHADLIRAITVRYLLDDEHFEATIIDHGGGFDPVKSFHDSPSRHAEDYFGQLVRYIDKSESGKLRVTVNERELSLKGIGAGLKILLAFMDRITIDFIDRKDVISDSVTEFTDGTILTISRKRRYR, encoded by the coding sequence ATGAAAACCATACAACACATTGACAGCTATCCGGCCGATTCGTTGATCGTCCGCCGGGTCATCTCGGTGCTGTGCGATGACCTCCGGTCCATCCACTGCCCCCAGGAGGAGATCGACGAGATCATCATCTCGATGGATGAGGCGCTGACCAACGCGATCCAGGAGACCATCCGCACGCAGGAAGGCATTCCGGTCGCCCATGCGGACCTGATCCGCGCCATCACCGTTCGCTATCTCCTCGACGATGAGCATTTTGAGGCGACTATCATAGACCACGGGGGCGGATTCGACCCCGTTAAATCGTTCCACGATTCTCCAAGCCGCCATGCCGAAGACTATTTCGGACAACTCGTCCGCTACATCGATAAAAGCGAATCGGGCAAGCTGCGGGTGACCGTCAACGAGCGGGAGCTTTCCCTGAAAGGAATCGGGGCGGGACTTAAAATTCTGCTTGCCTTCATGGATAGAATAACGATCGATTTTATCGACAGAAAAGACGTCATCTCTGACTCGGTGACGGAATTCACCGACGGCACCATTCTTACGATCAGCAGAAAAAGGAGATACCGATGA
- a CDS encoding TIGR00730 family Rossman fold protein has product MTQKKAPKAYKNLDFLNSHEARTIRILSEYIEPEKRLRDMNIKHTVVFFGSARILPNDPATGKYYTSAEEFAYRLAKLGNSMERKKRGFHICTGGGPGIMEAANLGAHRAGAKNIGLNISLPFEQNPNRYITPELNFEFHYFFMRKLWFLYNAKALVVFPGGFGTLDELFEALTLIQTGKIHKKNMPILLYDRAYWESMINFDKMVELGFIDPEDLKLIHFFDSPEEGVKFLKNRLEKGISDINHRFHP; this is encoded by the coding sequence ATGACGCAGAAGAAGGCGCCCAAGGCGTACAAGAACCTCGATTTCCTCAATTCGCACGAGGCCCGCACCATTCGAATTCTCTCCGAGTACATCGAACCGGAAAAACGCCTGCGCGATATGAACATCAAGCATACCGTTGTTTTCTTCGGTTCGGCACGGATACTGCCCAACGACCCGGCAACGGGGAAATACTACACCTCGGCCGAGGAGTTCGCCTACAGGCTCGCGAAGCTCGGCAATTCCATGGAGCGCAAAAAGCGCGGCTTTCACATCTGCACCGGCGGCGGCCCCGGGATAATGGAAGCGGCCAACCTCGGTGCCCACAGGGCCGGTGCAAAGAACATCGGTTTAAATATATCGCTGCCATTTGAACAGAACCCCAATCGATATATAACACCCGAGCTCAATTTCGAGTTCCATTATTTTTTCATGCGCAAGCTCTGGTTTTTATATAACGCGAAAGCGCTTGTCGTCTTTCCAGGGGGTTTCGGTACGCTCGACGAGCTCTTCGAAGCCCTCACCCTGATACAGACGGGAAAGATCCATAAAAAGAACATGCCCATCCTCCTCTACGACAGGGCATACTGGGAATCAATGATCAACTTCGACAAAATGGTCGAGCTCGGCTTTATCGATCCGGAAGACCTAAAGCTCATCCACTTTTTCGACAGCCCGGAAGAAGGCGTTAAGTTCCTCAAGAACCGCCTCGAGAAAGGCATATCCGACATCAATCATAGATTCCACCCATAA
- a CDS encoding 3-hydroxyacyl-CoA dehydrogenase/enoyl-CoA hydratase family protein, with the protein MIKRIDKAAVIGSGIMGGGIAALLADAGVETLLLDIVPFNLTDEEKKDPKARNRIVQTGFENLMKAKPALVMDKANTTRIKLGNLEDDFAKLADCDLIIEVVVENLKIKQELFGKIDKIRKPTAIITTNTSGLPLQEISKGLSKEFKEHFMGTHFFNPVRYMHLLELIPGADTKKEILEFLADFGEKRLGKGIVWAKDTPNFIGNRIGVYSIVDILPAMKEAGMSIPDVDAIFGPAMGRPKTAVFKLSDMVGLDTINHLADNSYELLPKDERREAYKLPDWFKKMIENKWFGDKTKGGFYKKEKSPDGKRVTLVLNPDTMDYAPADKPTFPCLDAAKAAKTPAEKIKAVVWGDDKAAKFAWKVTASGCIYAANRVPEIADSIVDIDNAMVWGYNNEFGPFGTWDAIGVEESVKRMENEGMKVPANVKKMLASGAKTFYKSEKGKDFYYDLIKGGYKEIKRSASTILLKNCKEVKSNASCSLIDLGDGVFNFEFHTKMNAINGEIVDFIPVALEHVNKNGIGLVIGNQAGGMPGAFSAGGDLGYMGALAKDGKFDVINDFIAKVHVGIQALRYSNFPVIAAPYGMTLGGGCEVCLASDRILAHTETYMGLVEIGAGLLPGGLGMLNLWRKVIANVPASVKITDLGGFFLPCFMAVAQAQVGMGAFDLKNKGFLGPKDRIIFNRDLQIGEAKKEVIKMVEEGYTPPKHDPILVMGQEVHGMVWAEMNNMKSGGFITPHMEFIAKKIALVMSGGDVIQGTLIPEEQWLKQEREAFVDLWKTENTQKMAAHILTTGKPLMI; encoded by the coding sequence ATGATAAAAAGGATCGATAAAGCAGCCGTTATCGGCTCCGGTATCATGGGGGGCGGTATCGCGGCCCTGCTGGCCGATGCGGGAGTGGAAACCCTGCTTCTCGACATCGTACCCTTCAACCTGACGGATGAAGAGAAGAAGGATCCAAAAGCCCGCAACCGAATAGTCCAGACCGGCTTCGAAAACTTGATGAAGGCTAAACCCGCTCTCGTTATGGACAAGGCCAACACCACACGCATCAAGCTCGGAAATCTCGAGGACGACTTCGCGAAGCTTGCCGATTGCGACCTGATCATCGAAGTGGTTGTCGAAAACCTCAAGATCAAGCAGGAGCTTTTCGGCAAAATCGACAAGATCCGCAAGCCCACGGCGATCATCACCACGAACACCTCGGGCCTTCCGCTTCAGGAAATCTCGAAGGGCCTGAGCAAGGAATTCAAGGAGCATTTCATGGGGACCCACTTCTTCAACCCGGTCCGCTATATGCACCTTCTCGAGCTCATCCCCGGCGCCGACACCAAAAAAGAAATCCTCGAATTCCTGGCCGACTTCGGCGAAAAGAGGCTTGGCAAGGGTATCGTGTGGGCGAAGGACACCCCGAACTTCATCGGAAACCGCATCGGCGTTTACTCGATCGTGGACATTCTTCCAGCGATGAAGGAAGCCGGCATGAGCATTCCCGATGTCGATGCCATTTTCGGTCCGGCGATGGGACGCCCGAAAACCGCCGTCTTCAAACTGTCCGACATGGTCGGCCTCGACACCATAAACCACCTTGCCGACAATTCGTATGAACTTCTTCCCAAGGACGAGCGCAGGGAAGCGTACAAGCTTCCGGACTGGTTCAAGAAGATGATCGAGAACAAGTGGTTCGGCGACAAAACCAAGGGTGGCTTCTACAAGAAGGAAAAGAGTCCGGACGGCAAGCGGGTGACTTTGGTCCTCAATCCCGACACAATGGATTACGCTCCGGCCGACAAACCGACTTTCCCCTGCCTCGACGCCGCCAAAGCAGCGAAGACCCCTGCCGAAAAGATCAAAGCCGTTGTATGGGGCGATGACAAGGCCGCCAAGTTCGCGTGGAAAGTCACCGCTTCGGGATGCATATACGCCGCGAACCGCGTTCCCGAAATAGCCGACTCGATCGTCGACATCGATAACGCGATGGTATGGGGTTACAACAACGAGTTCGGTCCCTTCGGCACCTGGGACGCAATCGGCGTGGAAGAGTCGGTGAAGCGCATGGAGAATGAGGGAATGAAGGTTCCCGCAAACGTGAAGAAGATGCTCGCCTCCGGCGCCAAGACCTTCTACAAGAGCGAAAAAGGCAAAGACTTTTACTATGATCTCATTAAGGGCGGTTACAAGGAAATCAAGAGGAGCGCGAGCACGATCCTCCTGAAGAACTGCAAAGAGGTAAAGTCCAACGCTTCCTGCTCGCTTATCGACCTTGGCGACGGCGTTTTCAACTTCGAGTTCCACACCAAGATGAACGCCATCAACGGCGAAATCGTTGATTTCATTCCGGTCGCCCTCGAGCACGTTAACAAAAACGGCATCGGCCTTGTCATCGGCAACCAGGCCGGCGGTATGCCCGGCGCATTCTCGGCGGGCGGCGACCTTGGCTACATGGGCGCCCTGGCGAAAGACGGCAAGTTCGACGTTATCAACGACTTCATCGCCAAAGTTCATGTAGGCATCCAGGCCCTGCGCTACTCCAACTTCCCGGTTATCGCCGCTCCGTACGGCATGACACTGGGCGGCGGCTGCGAAGTCTGTCTTGCCTCCGACCGCATACTGGCGCACACCGAAACTTATATGGGTCTTGTTGAGATCGGAGCCGGTCTCCTCCCCGGAGGTCTGGGCATGCTCAACCTGTGGAGAAAGGTCATCGCGAACGTTCCGGCCTCGGTTAAAATCACCGACCTCGGCGGGTTCTTCCTGCCCTGTTTTATGGCGGTTGCCCAGGCTCAGGTTGGCATGGGTGCCTTCGACCTCAAGAATAAAGGATTCCTCGGTCCCAAAGACAGGATCATCTTCAACCGCGACCTCCAGATCGGCGAAGCCAAGAAGGAAGTCATAAAGATGGTTGAGGAAGGATACACGCCTCCGAAACACGACCCGATCCTCGTAATGGGCCAGGAAGTGCACGGCATGGTATGGGCTGAAATGAACAACATGAAGAGCGGCGGCTTCATCACCCCGCACATGGAGTTCATCGCGAAAAAGATCGCACTGGTCATGTCGGGCGGCGATGTCATTCAGGGCACCTTGATTCCGGAAGAACAGTGGCTTAAGCAGGAGCGTGAAGCGTTCGTCGATCTTTGGAAGACCGAAAACACCCAGAAGATGGCGGCGCACATTCTCACGACCGGCAAACCGTTGATGATCTAA